One genomic window of Nicotiana sylvestris chromosome 10, ASM39365v2, whole genome shotgun sequence includes the following:
- the LOC138879101 gene encoding secreted RxLR effector protein 161-like: MEASKVINTPIATATRLDMDETGSPVNQKMYRGIIGSLLYLTASRPDIVFSMGLCARFQSNPKESHLKDAKRILRYLKVTQDLELYYSSGVSFSLIGYADADYASYLGTRKQNSVALSTAEAEYVAAVSCCAQLLWIKQ, from the exons atggaagcatcaaaagtgataaacactcccattgcaactgccactcgattagacatggatgaaactggatctcctgtgaatcaaaAAATGTATAGAGGCATCATTGGGTCTCTCCTCTATCTCACTGCCAGTCGACCTGATATTGTTTTTAGCATGGGGCTGTGTgcgaggtttcaatcaaatcccaaggaatctcacttgaaggatgccaaaagaatactgagatatctcaaagtCACGCAGGACCTGGAGCTATATTATTCATCAGGTGTCAGTTTTAGTCtgattgggtatgctgatgcagACTATGCAAGTTATCTT GGgacaaggaagcaaaattcagtggctctttcgacagctgaagctgaatatgtagcTGCAGTGTCCTGCTGTGCTCAGCTTTTGTGGATCAAGCAGTAG